The Paenibacillus beijingensis nucleotide sequence CATCGTTTTGGGCCGTCGTCACGATCATGTTCTTTTTTTATTTCTGCCAAACGCCGATGGTACCGCTGACCGACAGTTTGATCGTACTCGCTTCCCCTCACATTAAGCAGCCTTACGCGCTGATTCGGATTTTCGGTTCGATCGGCTTCTGCGTGTCCGCTTACTTTTTGGGACTTATTTTGAAAGCGGTAGGAACGCAGTGGACCGTCGCCGTCTGTATAGCCACCATTATCGCGACGCTGCTGATTGCGTTCCTGATGCGGGATTATCAAGGCACGATGCGCAAAATGGATTTTTCAGGTTTTTTCCGGCTCGTACGCAAGCCGGACGTCGTGCTCTTTTTCAGCATCGTGCTGATCGTTTCCATCGCCCATCGGATGAACGAAGGCTTTCTCGGCGTCACGATGAACAAGATGGGAGCAAGCGATACATTGGTCGGGGCGGCATGGTCGATGTCGTCGCTGAGCGAAATTCCGATCCTTTATTTGATGGGCAAATACGGCCACAGGTACAAAGAGCTGCCGCTGCTGTTTTTTGCATCGGTATTGTACGCGCTCCGCTTTTGGCTGAACGGCCACATTACGACACCGTACGGATTCGTGCTTACTCAGCTGTTGCACAGCGTCACGTTCGGCATTTTCTTTTCAACGGCGCTGCGCTATGTGGCCCAAATTATTCCGGACGAATACCGTTCATCCGGCATGGCTCTTTTTGCCATCGTTTGGACCGGCTTCGCAGGCGTTATCAGCGGCTTGTTCGGCGGCTATTTATACCAGCAATACGGAAGCGGGCTGTTTTTTGACGTCGCTGCGGCGCTCGCGCTGCTCGCCGGCTTGATGTTTATCGGCAAGCATATGCTTGCCCGGAGATGAGCGCGAATAAGCCAATTACAGAACGAAAAATTTAACAAAAAGGATGAAACTTAAAATGAGCTATGAACAGTTGAAAACCGTCATTCACGACCGGAGAAGCGTGCGCAAATATACGGAGCAGCCGGTGACGGCCGAGCAGATCCGCGAGTTGATCGATTGCGCCCGTTATGCGCCGAGCGATACGAACTCGCAGACATGGGAATTTATCGTGGTGACGGGCCGCGACAAAATAAAGGCGATTGAAGAGTTGACCTGGGAGCAAATCCACATCCGCGCCGAGCTTGCCAAGCAGCAGGGATTGGAAAGGGAAGCGCGGATGCTCGTCAAGTCGTTCGGGCCGTATGCGACCGCTTTTTCCGACGCTCCCGCTCTTGTCATTTGTCTGGCAACGCCTTATACGTCCAAATTCCGCGACAAAATCTTCGATCCGATCTCGCTTGCGGAGGAAGAGGTATGGCGCGAGGAAGGCATCAAGAG carries:
- a CDS encoding MFS transporter, with protein sequence MSSSDLGVMEGVSAATARQAWMLRMYTFAIYTTQALLVSYFPLYFLSKGFNEQQIGVLYSSGPLISILANLLMGAASDKYRTIRKVLILLLFGQLVAAACLLPASSFWAVVTIMFFFYFCQTPMVPLTDSLIVLASPHIKQPYALIRIFGSIGFCVSAYFLGLILKAVGTQWTVAVCIATIIATLLIAFLMRDYQGTMRKMDFSGFFRLVRKPDVVLFFSIVLIVSIAHRMNEGFLGVTMNKMGASDTLVGAAWSMSSLSEIPILYLMGKYGHRYKELPLLFFASVLYALRFWLNGHITTPYGFVLTQLLHSVTFGIFFSTALRYVAQIIPDEYRSSGMALFAIVWTGFAGVISGLFGGYLYQQYGSGLFFDVAAALALLAGLMFIGKHMLARR
- a CDS encoding nitroreductase family protein, encoding MSYEQLKTVIHDRRSVRKYTEQPVTAEQIRELIDCARYAPSDTNSQTWEFIVVTGRDKIKAIEELTWEQIHIRAELAKQQGLEREARMLVKSFGPYATAFSDAPALVICLATPYTSKFRDKIFDPISLAEEEVWREEGIKSSCLASQNLMLAAHAMGLATCPMTGPVLLAEQQLKTYLNIDESKTVNMVIALGYPAEQPGKLPRKEVDAILTIIE